The DNA segment AAAGGTGATATGGTAAATCATAAGATTTTTGGACAAGGAAGAGTTGAAAAAGCTGTAAATGCAGGTAAAGATTATAAACTCACAATTAATTTTGGTGGACAAAAAAGAGAAATATTATCATCTTTTGTAGAAAAGGTTTAAAGGTAAGATTTGCAAAAGAGAGTATATGAAAAAGGTGAATTAAATAAACTTTTTGTTGTAAATAAGCCTATGTTTATTAGTTCTAATTTTTATTTAAATAAGTTTAAAAGAATCTATAAAAATAAAAAAGCAGGATTTAGTGGAACTTTAGATCCTTTTGCAAAAGGGTGTTTAATTGTTGCATTTGGTCAATATGCAAAACTTTTCAAATATTTGGCAAAAACGCCAAAAACTTATAAAGCAGTTATTTGGTTAGGTGTTACCTCAGAATCATTTGATATCGAAAGAGTTCAAGAGATAGATTTTGTAGAAAAACAAGATTATGAATTTATTAAAAATGAAATAGAAAAACTTAAAGGTCAAATAGAATACATTCCACCAAAATTTTCAGCAAAGAGAGTTAATGGATTAAAAGCTTACGAGTTAGCAAGAGAAGGAATAGATTTTAAATTAGAATTTTCTTCAATGGAAATTTTTAATATAAAATTAGTTCAATATAATCATCCTTTTATAACATTTGAAGCGACAGTTAGTGAAGGCAGTTATATAAGATCTCTAGCACAAATATTTTTATCAAATATAGGGTTTAAAGGAACTTTGAGCTATCTAGAGAGAATTTGTGAAGGAAAATTTAAATTTGAAAATCATAAAGATTTAAATCCTTTAGATTACATAGATTTACCTAAAAATAACTATTCTGGTACAAAAGAATGGTTAGATTTTGGGAAAAAGATATCAAAGAATTATTTAGAGATTAAAGAAAATGGAAAATATATAATAGAAGTAGATAACTATTTTTCTATAATAGAAATAATTGATGATGAGGTTATATATCTATTAAATAAAGTAAAAAAATATAAGGTAAATAATGGTTAAGAAGTCTTTTGCAAAGGTAAATATTTTTTTAAAAATAGTTGGTGTTAGAGATAATTATCATTTGTTAGCATCTAGATTTGTTCTCGTAAAAGATCTTTATGATGAAGTTAGTTTTATAGAAAAGAGTGTAGATAGTTTTACTTTAATAGGTGATTTTTCATGTTCTTTGGGAAAGAATACAGTTTATAAAGCGTATAAAGAATTAGAAAAATATGAAATTGTTAGAGAATTTTTTAAAAAATATATTGTAAAAATTGATAAAAAAATACCAGAATTTGCCGGACTTGGTGGTGGTAGTTCAAATTGTGCAACTTTTTTAAATATGGTAAATGATATTTGCAATTTAAATTTAACAAAAGATGAATTATCTAAAATAGGTGCTAAAATAGGTGCTGATATTCCATTCTTTATTTATGAATATGACAGTGCAAATGTTAGTGGAATTGGTGAAATTGTTGAAGAATTTATAGAAGAACCTTTGAAAATAGAAGTTGTTACACCAAATATTCTTTGTAATACAGCTTTAATTTACAAAACTTTTAGAGAAAATTATTATAAAGAATTAGATAAAGAAAAAGCTAAAGAGCTTTTCGCTACAAATTCAAAAGATATATTAAAAAGTTTTTCTATAAAAGAAGCTAATGATTTGTATGAATCTGCTTTAAGTTTAAATCCAGGTTTAAAAGAATTTGAAAAAGAAAAATGGTTTTTTAGTGGTAGTGGTAGTTCATTTTTTAAGGTTTTATGATGTCAAAAAAAGAAGTTAAAAAGAATTTAGTATTTAAAAATAAAAAAGCATTCCATGATTTTACGATTTTAGATTCTCTTGAAGCTGGTATTATGCTTGAAGGTAGTGAAGTAAAAGCAATTAGAGAAGGTAGAGTAAACTTAAAAGATAGTTTTGTTCGAATTATAAAAGGTGAAGTCTTTTTACTGAATGCTCATATATCACACTTAAGTACAACTAATGTTAATTATAGACCTGATGAAAGAAGACCTAGAAAATTATTACTTCATTCAAAACAAATCGGAAAAATGTATGCAAAGGTTACAAAAGAAGGAATAACTTTAGTTTGTACAAAATTATATTTTAATGATAAAAATATGATTAAAGTTGAAGTAGCAACTGCTCAAGGTAAAAAATTACATGATAAAAGAGAAACTTTAAAAGAAAAATCTTTAAAACGAGAATCTGAACAAGCTCTCAAAACATATAAATAAGATAAAAACTATCTTAAATTTTCTTTAAAAAATATAACAAATCTGCAACTAATCGTTAATTAACTGTTAATTTTTTTGTTTAGTTTAAGTTTTTCTTAGCTATGATTTTGCCTAATGAGTGACATTTTGTGACTTGTATATAAAATTTGTAGGAGGAAATTGATGCAAAACGGTGCACAAATTGAGTATGACTACTCAGTTGCAAAAGCCTTTACATTTGCAACAATATTGTTTGGTATCATCGGTATGACAATTGGTGTTGTACTTGCTTTTCAATTAGCTTTTCCAGAGCTAAATTATTTAGCAGGAGAATACGGTACATTTAGTAGATTAAGACCTTTACACACAAATGGTGTTGCATTTGGTTTTGCCCTAAGTGGTATTTTTGCAACTTGGTACTATGTATCTCAAAGAGTATTAAAAGTTTCATTAAAAGAGTCTCCTTTTTTAATGGCAATTGCTAAGTTACACTTTGTTTTATATTTTATTACAATTCTTTTAGCTGTTGTAACTTTGTTTATGGGTATTACTACATCAAAAGAGTACGCAGAATTAGAGTGGCCATTAGATATTATGGTTGTAGTTTGGTGGGTTTTATGGGGTATTTCTATTTTTGGTATTATCGGTATTAGAAGAGAAAGAACTTTATATATTTCTATTTGGTATTTTATTGCAACTTTTATTGCTATTGCAATGTTATATTTATTCAATAACATGGAAGTTCCAACTGCACTAGTAAGTGGATATGGTTCATGGATTCACTCTGTTTCTATGTATTCAGGTACAAATGATGCTTTAGTTCAATGGTGGTATGGACACAATGCTGTTGCATTCGTATTTACTACACCTATCATTGCAATGATTTATTATTTCTTACCAAAAGAGTCTGGACAAAACATCTATTCTTATAAACTATCAATTCTTGCATTCTGGGGATTATTATTTGTTTATTTATGGGCAGGTGGACATCACTTAATTTATTCAACTGTTCCAGATTGGATGCAAACTATGGGTTCTGTAATGTCAGTAGTTTTAATTTTACCATCATGGGGATCTGCAATTAATATGCTTTTAACTATGAAAGGTGAGTGGAATCAGTTACAATCTAATACTTTAATTAAGTTTATGGTTTTAGCTTCAACATTCTACATGTTATCTACAATTGAAGGTCCAATTCAATCTATTAAATCTGTTAATGCTATTGCACACTTTACAGATTGGATCCCAGGTCACGTACATGATGGAGTTTTAGGATGGGTTGTATTCATGATTATGGCTGCATTATTCCATATGGTTCCTAGAATGTATAAAAGAGAGTTATATTCTAAATCTTTAATGGAAACTCAATTCTGGTTACAAACAGTTGGAATTGTTCTTTACTTTACATCTATGTGGATTGCAGGTATTACACAAGGTATGATGTGGAGAGCTTATGATGAATATGGTTCTTTAGTTTATTCGTTTATTGATACGGTTACTGTATTGCACCCATATTATACGATTAGAGCGGTTGGTGGGTTACTATACCTAATTGGATTCTTTATTTTCGCTTACAATATCTATAAAACAATTAGATGTGGAAGAGTTCTTGATAAAGAGCCAGTAAATGCAACTCCAGTAGCTGCTTAAGAAAGGAGAAAAAATGTTTCATTGGTTTGAACAAAGACCGTTTTTCTTTGCGGTACTAGTATTTGTATTTGTAGCATTTGCAGGGATTATTGAAGTAATTCCAGATTTTGCAAAACAATCTAGACCAACAGTTGGTACGAAACCATACTCTGTTCTAGAATTAGCAGGTAGACATGTTTACATTAAAGATTCTTGTAATGCATGTCACTCACAATTAATTAGACCATTTAAATCAGAAACTGATAGATATGGTATGTATTCATTATCAGGTGAGTATGCATATGATAGACCATTCTTATGGGGATCAAAAAGAACTGGACCAGATTTAATGAGAGTTGGTAACTATAGAACTACAGATTGGCATGAAAACCATATGTGGGACCCAAAAGCAGTTGTTCCTGGAAGTATTATGCCAGCATACAAACATCAATTCTCAAATATAGCTGATATAGAAACTGCTTACGCAGAGGCTGTAACAGTTAAAACTGTATTTAATACTCCATATGATCAAGAGGGTATGCCAAAACTTGGTTCATGGGAAGAAGCTAAAGCAGCTGCATTAGCAGAGGCAAAAGTTATTGCAGAAAATATGAAAGATGAGAAAGTTAAGCAAGCTGTTGCTAACGGTCAAGTTCCTGAAATTGTTGCATTAATTGCATATTTAAATTCTTTAAAATAGGGTATTAAAATGGATTATGAAACACTAGTAAATTTACAAGGTTATGTTAAATTCTTTTTGATTTTAATAGTATTTGTTCTATTTTACTCGTATGCCTTTTCTATTTATAGAAGAGATAAAAAAGGTGAGAGGGATTTTGAGAAATACTCTAAACTTGTACATGATGACTCAAGTGTTTCTAGCCCTCTTGAAGAAAGAGAACAAAAAAAAGTTATAGGTAATAAGGAGAAATAAGATGAAATCTATGGTTATAGGTGGAATAATTCTTATCATCGCATTAATGGCAGGAACTTACTTTGTTGCAGGTGATGCTTTTATTAGTGATGATTATATTAATGCATTAACGTTTTTAGGAGCAGCGGCTATTATTACAATTAGCACATTTGTTGTATTAAAATATGTTAATCAGATGAAAAATGATACAGCAAGTGGTGAACTAGCTGACGAAAGATGGGATGGAATTGGAGAGTATAAAAACTCTGTTCCAACAGGATGGGCTTTAGCATTTATTGGAACAATAATTTGGATGTTCTGGTATATGACTGTTGGTTATCCAGTTACAGGATTTTCTCAAATTGGTCAATGGAATGAAGAGACAAATGAGTACAACAAAAAATTTGAACAAAAATGGGTTAATCCATCTGAAGACACTTTAAAAGCTATGGGTCAATCTGTGTATTTAGTTCAATGTGCACCTTGTCATGGAGTTGATGCTGAGGGAATAAATGGGAAAGCTCAAAATTTAACAAAAAGAATGTCAAAAGAACAAGTTGAATATGTAATAAGAAATGGAGCGAATAACTTTACTCAGTCTTTTCCAGCAGGAATGCCTCCTATGATGTTACAAGATGATAAAGATATAGCAGATGTTTCAGCTTATGTTGCAAATGGATTTAAAGGTGAGCAACCAGCAGCATTTGCAACTTGTGCAGGTTGCCATGGTGAAACTGGAGAGGGAATGCCTATGGTAGGTCCAAATATCAAAGTTTATGATGATGCTATTGTAACTGCTGTATTAAAAGAGGGTAAAAAAGGTCTTATCGGGCAAATGCCGAGCTTTAATGAAAGATTAAATGAAACTCAAGAAAAAGCAGTTGCTACATACTTAAGAAGTTTAGGAGATAAATAATGGCTGGAAATACACAAATGAATAATAATGAAAGAGGTGTTTTCTCTTTACATGGGTTAATTGGTTATTTTATTGCTGTTGCATTATTACTTTCTATTTTAGCTTATTTAACAGTTAATGCTATTGTGGTTCAAAATAGAGAAGCAACAAATTTTTATAAAATAAATAAAGATTTACATGGTTTAAAAATGAACAGTGCTGACAATCACACACAATACCAACTAGTTGGTTCTGAGAAAAAGGAGTAAAAGATGGATAAAATTATTGGTGTTTTACTTTTAGTTAGTGCTGGATTAACTTTATATTTTGCATATTTTGATGCAGCAAAAGTTTATGTTGGCTAAATGAAAAGATTAAATTTCTTAAAAGTAGGGGTGATAGTATCACTTCTACTTTTTTTATATACAAACAGTTTTGCACAAAATTATATAATTACTGACGATGGGCTAATTGACAATAGAGCAAAAGAAAAAATACTACAAATTGGTAATGAAGTAAAATCTAAATTAGGTGTTAATATATATTTATACGTAAAAGGTACTCTAGGAATAGAACCAAATACACCAACAAAAGATAAAATACAATTTATAAAATCATATGAAGAAAATATTATAAAGAATCTTGAAAATCCTTATGTTATTTTGACAGTTTCATTAGAAGAAACTCATGTTAATTTATATTTTAGTGATAGTTTAAAAAATATAATAGATAAAAATGATATACTAAATGGTTATGTTGTTCCTTTACTTGCATCAAAAGATAAAAATACATTGCCTTCAAAAATTAGTGCAGCTTCATTAAATGGTTACTCTGCTATTGCAGATGCGTTAGCTAATTCTAAAAATATAGTTTTAGAAAGTAATATAGGTAATGAAGGAAAAGTTTCTAGTACAATTTGGAGAGTTTTTGTTTACTTTTTAGTAATAAGTGGATTATTAGCATATACTTATGCAGTTTTAAAAAAGAGAAAATAGTATGAACAAAAGAAATTATTGGCCTTTATTTTTTATAGGAATATTTAGCTTTGTATTTTCAATGATTATTTGGACTATATATAAGGCTACTCAAGCTCCAGTTATAGAAGATAAAAGTTTTATGCACAAATATCAATATGTTGATGATAATTATAATGATATAATGAATTCTAACATTGATTTTTTACAAAAATATACTCTTCAATTTGATTTAAATGGAAAAGTTTTCCCACTTACAACAGAAGATATTAAATATGGACAAAGAGTTATTGAAAAATATTCAAATCATAAAGATATTTTAAATGTTGGTAAAAATGAATTAAAAGTTTTTATTTTAGATAAAAATACAAATCAAAAAGTTGAATCAAATATAGATTTAATTGTTACAAAAACAATGTCTAATGAAAGTGATATAAATTTAAAAAATGATAACTTTAGCAATGAAAAAAATATATATAGTACAAATTTTGATTTAACTGAACCAACAAACTGGATTATTACAGGGAGTTTTAAAGTTGAAGATAAAACAGGATTTATATTTATAAAAACAAATGCTAAGTAAAAAAACTCTTTTAATTTTTCCTACACAAAGAGCTATAAGGGGTTATTTAGACGAACAGAAAAGTCTAAATACTCTTTTACCTAGCTATATGACAATTGATGATTTCTTAAAAAAATCTATATACTTCAAAAATAAAATTTATTGTGATGAAGAGCAAAGAACCCTTCTTTTAAGTGAAGCTGTTAAGACAGTCGATATTAAAAAATTAGGTATAAGTTCAAACTTTACAAAATTTTTATCTCAAAGTGAGTATATATATAGATTTTTTTTAGAAATATCTAGTGAAGATATTGAAATAAAAGATATAAAAACAAAAGATACTTATGAATTCTATTTAGAACATTTATCAATTCTAAATGAAGTTCTGGAAAATTACAAAAAGCTACTTGAAATTAATAATTTTGTTGATAGAGTCAATTTACGTGAGAATTATATAATTAATCAAGATTTTGTAGAACTTTTTGAAAATATAACTATATATTTTGAAGGTTATTTTACAAAATTAGAATTTGAAATTATAAATAAAATTTCTCAAAATGTTAATCTAAATATTGAGTTTTATTCAAATATCTATAATCAAAAATCATTACAAATATTTAAAGATTATAATTTAGATTTGAAACTAAATTATAAATATATATTTAATCTTTCTAAAAAAATTTTAGAGTATTCAGATTCAATAACAAAAATAAATGAAAATATTGATATTAAAGCTTTTGCATCTCGATTAAATCAAATTTCTTATATTAAGCATTCAATTGTTTCTTGTGCTAATAAGGGGATAAATCCTGAAAATATAGCAGTAGTATTACCTGATGAAAATTTTGCAAAAGAGTTAGAACTTTTTGATAATGAAAAATATTTTAATTTTGCCATGGGTAAAAATATTTTAAACAAGAATTTATATCAAAAAGCTAACGTAATATATAATTTTTTATTAGAAGATGACATAAAAAACATAGAAAATTTAGAGTTTCTAAAAGTTAGCAGGGAGTTTGTTGAAGAAAATATTAAATTATCTTGGAATAAACAATGTTCAGAAGATAAATTCACACAAATAGCAGAGTATATAAAATATGATGAAATAGATAATGAGTTAATTGAAAAATATGATGAATTAATTTTTAAATTAAAAGTTGTACTATTCTCATGTAATTTTGAATTAAAATTAAAAGATGTTTATAAAATATTTTTACAAAAATTATCAAAAATAACTTTAGATGATATAAACTCAGGAAAAATTACAGTAATGGGAGTACTAGAAACAAGATTAATAAATTTTGATGCGGTAATTATTTGTGATTTTAATGATGAATATATTCCAAAGATTTCAACAAAAGATAAGTTTTTATCTACAAAGTTAAAATCTTTATCAGAACTTCCAACAAAGTTTGATAGAGAAAATTTACAAAAGTACTATTATAAAAGACTGATAGATAATTCAAAATATGTTTTTATATCTTTTGTAAATTCACAAAATTCACAAATTTCAAGATTTGCAAATGAATTATTTGATAAAAAGATTGATTTAAAAACAAATGATGAGGCTTATAAAGATATTTTGTATAAAAATAATATTTTATACTATAGTGATGAAATTATTGAAGATAATATAGATTTGACTAAAATTTCATGGTCTGCAAGTAGCTTGAAAAGATATTTAGATTGTAGAAGAAAATTTTATCTAGAAAATATTTTAAAAATCAAAAAACATTCTATATCGGTTATTCCTGAAAATTTTGAGTTAGGAAGTGTAATTCATAAAATATTGGAAGAGTTAATTAAAAGCCAAGATAAAACAGTAGAAAATTTAGATAATTTATTTTTGAAATATAAAAAAACAAATCCTTTTTTGATTTTGGATTTAGAAGTTTATAGAGAAAAACTTTATAAATTTTTAGAGTTTGAAGAAACAAGAAGCAATATCAAAACTATTGATTTAGAAAAAGTATTTGCAACTAATTTTAATGGTATATCTATAAACGGTATTATTGATAGAGTAGATTTAAATAACGATATTTATGAATTAATAGATTATAAAACATCAAAGAATCTTACTATTGATACAGATAAAACATATGAAAATAGTCATGATTTTCAATTGGAATTTTATTATATAGGTGCAAAAGAACTTTATAAAGCAAGTAATATAAAAGCATATTATTTTTCTTTATATGATAATTTATTGAAAGAAGAAGTTACTTTAGATAAAAAGTTAGAACTTTTAAGCTCAATATTTGATGAAATTAAAGAAGTATCAAAAACAAAAATAAATTTTGTTAAAACGGATGATAAATCAATTTGTGAATATTGTAATTTTAAAATTATTTGTAATAGATGACTCTATAAGATTATTAATAAAATTTATGATAAAATTTTGTATTTTAAACAAAGGATTTTATCTTGAAAAAAGCGGTTATTTCGTCTATTTTACTTTTAGCAACATCAAGTTTTGCAAGCACTACAATGTGCTTTAAGGAGAGCCACTCTTCAATGGCAACAATTGAATCTATTGCACTTGATGGTGGGGAGTGTGCTGGAAAGTATTCAATAAATGATATGAAAGCAAAGGGATGGAGTGTAGATGATATTAAAATTACTCAAACTCCAAAAGGTATGAGTTTTATATATATTTTAAAATCTCCTGATCATGCAAAAATTGCTCCTATGGTAGCAGGTGGTGCTGTTGCTGGTGGTTCAATTAGCCAAGAGCAAATGGAAGCAAATATTATGGCTAAGCTTGAAGCAAAAAAAGTTGCTGAAGAGAAAGCAAAAGTTGAGCAAGAAATTAAAGAAGCAAAAATTGATGCTCAAGGAATCTATACAAATCAATGTCAAAATTGCCATGGAGCAAAAGGTGAAGTTAGAAAAGGTAATTCAAAACTTAAAGATCTAACTATTGAACAGATGGAAGAAGCTTTAAAAGATTATAAATTAGGTGTTGGAGAAAAAGCAAGCTCTGTTTATGGACCTTCACATATTAATTTCTTAAATGATAAAACTATTAAAGGTATTAAAGCTTATTTAGACAGTATTCAATAAAAATAAAAGGTTATATACCTTTTATTTAAATATCTAAACTCTCTTTTTATAAAATCTTTCAAAATCAAAAGGAATAATATGGACGCTTACGAGTATTCTGAGCTATTAAAACTATTAAATACAAAATTAAACAATATAAAAGGAATTCTAAAACCAGATGAGTTAAAAACTAGGTTAGATGAGATTATTAAACTTGAAGAAGATCAAAACTTTTGGAGTGATGTAGAAAACGCTAGTAAAATAGGAATAGAAAAAAATAGAATTTTAGGAAAACTAAATAAGTTTAACAAAGCTTTTGATTCTTTAAATGGAACAAATGAACTTTATGAAATGGCTTATGGTGAAAATGATGAAGATACATTAGAACTTTTATATGAAGAAGCTAGTGATTTAGAAGATTTAATAAAATCTACTGAAATTTCAGTAATGCTTTCAAATCCAGATGATGCTTTAAATGCTATTGTAACTATTCATCCAGGAGCTGGAGGTACTGAATCACAGGATTGGGCTTCTATTTTGTATAGAATGTATTTAAGATGGGCTGAAAGAAATGATTTTAAAGTTGAGTTACTTGATTATCAAGCAGGTGATGAAGCCGGTATAAAAGATGTAAGTTTTATTATTAGAGGTGAAAATGCTTATGGTTATATGAAAACAGAAAATGGTATTCATAGACTTGTTAGAATTTCACCTTTTGATTCAAATGCTAAAAGACATACATCATTTACATCTGTTATGGTAAGCCCTGAAATTGATGATAATATTGATATTGTAATTGAAGATAAAGACATTAGAATTGATACATACAGAGCCAGCGGTGCAGGTGGACAGCACGTAAATAAAACAGAAAGTGCTATAAGAATTACTCACATTCCTACAGGAATAGTTGTTCAATGCCAAAATGACAGAAGTCAACACAAAAATAAAGATAGTGCTTTTAAGATGTTAAAATCTAAATTGTATGAATTCGAACTTGAAAAACAAAGAGCTTCTAAAGATACAGGCGATAAAAGTGAAATAGGGTGGGGGCATCAAATTAGATCTTATGTTCTTCAGCCATATCAACAGGTAAAAGATAGTAGAAGTAATATTGGTTACTCAAATGTTGATGCTATACTTGATGGAGATATTACAAAAATTATGGAAGATGTTTTAATAGCAACTTCTTCAAAATAGACATAAAAAAACCCAAACCTTAAAAAGATTTGGGTTTAAAAAGATTTCAAACAAAAACTCATTTTACTTTTTCTAAGTACTCACCAGTTCTTGTATCTACTCTAATTACATCACCTTCTAAAATGTGAAATGGAATTTGAACTACAGCTCCAGATTCTAAAGTTGCAGGCTTTCTTCCACCTTGTGAATCACCTTTAAAGTTTGGTGGTGTTTCAACAATTTTTAATTCAACAACCATTGGAGGCTCAACTGTAATAGCTTTTCCATTGAAATACATCATGTCAACTTGCATTCCGTCAATTATCCAATCAAAAGCATCTCCAACTTGCTCATAAGTCAAACCTTCTTGCTCATAAGTTGAAGTGTCCATAAATTGTAATAACTCACCATCATCATATAAGAATTGCATTTGTTTTTGTTGTAAGTTTGGAACTTCACATTTATCACCAGCATGAAAAGTTTTTTCAATAACTTTTCCATTTAAAAATGATTTAATTTTACATCTAACAAATGCAGCACCTTTACCTGGTTTTACATGTTGGTATTCTGTAATTTTATAAGGAATTCCATCTACTTCGATTTTTAATCCTTTTTTTAATTCACTCATTCCTATTGCCATATTTACTCCTTATATTTCTGCAGAAGCAACAGCTATACTTGCTTCTAAGCTATCAAGATCACTAATTACTTTTGAGTTAGCTTTTTCATCAATTAGAATAACAGCTAAAGCAGTTCCTTCTTTTCCTCTACTTAATCTAAAGTCAGAGATATTGATTTTATTTTCTCCTAAGATATTTCCAACTTTTCCAACAACACCTGGAATATCTTTATTTTTCATAATAATCATTTTACCTTTTGGTTCAACATCAATAACGAAACCATCAAGCTCAACAATTCTTTGTACATCTTCACCAAATACTGTACCTGAAATAGTTTTTGCACCTTTAGGAGTTGTTATTTTAATCGTAACTTTATTTTTATAACCGCTACTATTTGCAGAACTTTTAGTACTTAATTCAATACCTTTTTCTTTTGCAATAAAATTTGCATTTACATAATTTACACTGTTTCCAGAGCTAACATTAAGTACTCCAACACTTGCAAAAGTTTGTAAAGAGTCTACATAATCACCTAATTCACCTTCTGCACTAACTTCAATCGCTCTTATTTCACTTTTACTAATTTGAGCTAGTAAGAATGCCATTTTTTGTGTAAGTTCAATATATGGTTTTACAAAAGTAGGAATTTTACTTTCATCAATTGGAAGATTTAAAGCATTTGGATATGAAATTCCTCTAGCACTTTCAATTGCATTATTTGCACTTTGAATAGATATCTCTTTTTGAGATTCTTTTGTATTCGCTCCTAAGTGAGCTGTTACAGTTACATTTGGTAAATCTAGTAAAGGATGGTTTATTGCAGGCTCTTTTTTAAATACGTCAATACCAGCCATTGCAATTTTTCCAGATTTTAAGTTTTCTACTAGTGCTTCTTCATTATATAATCCACCTCTAGCACAGTTTATTAAAACTACTCCATCTTTCATTTTTTTAATTTCATCAAAACTAATCATATCGATTGTTTCTTTGTTTTTTGGTGTATGAATAGTAATAATATCACAAGCTAAGATATCATCAAAGTTAGTTGTATATTTGATTCCTAAATCAGTAGCTTTAGTGCTTGGAATATAAGGATCGTATGTAATTACATCCATTTCAAAAGCTTTTGCTCTT comes from the Aliarcobacter cibarius genome and includes:
- a CDS encoding PD-(D/E)XK nuclease family protein, giving the protein MLSKKTLLIFPTQRAIRGYLDEQKSLNTLLPSYMTIDDFLKKSIYFKNKIYCDEEQRTLLLSEAVKTVDIKKLGISSNFTKFLSQSEYIYRFFLEISSEDIEIKDIKTKDTYEFYLEHLSILNEVLENYKKLLEINNFVDRVNLRENYIINQDFVELFENITIYFEGYFTKLEFEIINKISQNVNLNIEFYSNIYNQKSLQIFKDYNLDLKLNYKYIFNLSKKILEYSDSITKINENIDIKAFASRLNQISYIKHSIVSCANKGINPENIAVVLPDENFAKELELFDNEKYFNFAMGKNILNKNLYQKANVIYNFLLEDDIKNIENLEFLKVSREFVEENIKLSWNKQCSEDKFTQIAEYIKYDEIDNELIEKYDELIFKLKVVLFSCNFELKLKDVYKIFLQKLSKITLDDINSGKITVMGVLETRLINFDAVIICDFNDEYIPKISTKDKFLSTKLKSLSELPTKFDRENLQKYYYKRLIDNSKYVFISFVNSQNSQISRFANELFDKKIDLKTNDEAYKDILYKNNILYYSDEIIEDNIDLTKISWSASSLKRYLDCRRKFYLENILKIKKHSISVIPENFELGSVIHKILEELIKSQDKTVENLDNLFLKYKKTNPFLILDLEVYREKLYKFLEFEETRSNIKTIDLEKVFATNFNGISINGIIDRVDLNNDIYELIDYKTSKNLTIDTDKTYENSHDFQLEFYYIGAKELYKASNIKAYYFSLYDNLLKEEVTLDKKLELLSSIFDEIKEVSKTKINFVKTDDKSICEYCNFKIICNR
- a CDS encoding c-type cytochrome; translation: MKKAVISSILLLATSSFASTTMCFKESHSSMATIESIALDGGECAGKYSINDMKAKGWSVDDIKITQTPKGMSFIYILKSPDHAKIAPMVAGGAVAGGSISQEQMEANIMAKLEAKKVAEEKAKVEQEIKEAKIDAQGIYTNQCQNCHGAKGEVRKGNSKLKDLTIEQMEEALKDYKLGVGEKASSVYGPSHINFLNDKTIKGIKAYLDSIQ
- the prfB gene encoding peptide chain release factor 2, translating into MDAYEYSELLKLLNTKLNNIKGILKPDELKTRLDEIIKLEEDQNFWSDVENASKIGIEKNRILGKLNKFNKAFDSLNGTNELYEMAYGENDEDTLELLYEEASDLEDLIKSTEISVMLSNPDDALNAIVTIHPGAGGTESQDWASILYRMYLRWAERNDFKVELLDYQAGDEAGIKDVSFIIRGENAYGYMKTENGIHRLVRISPFDSNAKRHTSFTSVMVSPEIDDNIDIVIEDKDIRIDTYRASGAGGQHVNKTESAIRITHIPTGIVVQCQNDRSQHKNKDSAFKMLKSKLYEFELEKQRASKDTGDKSEIGWGHQIRSYVLQPYQQVKDSRSNIGYSNVDAILDGDITKIMEDVLIATSSK
- the efp gene encoding elongation factor P; amino-acid sequence: MAIGMSELKKGLKIEVDGIPYKITEYQHVKPGKGAAFVRCKIKSFLNGKVIEKTFHAGDKCEVPNLQQKQMQFLYDDGELLQFMDTSTYEQEGLTYEQVGDAFDWIIDGMQVDMMYFNGKAITVEPPMVVELKIVETPPNFKGDSQGGRKPATLESGAVVQIPFHILEGDVIRVDTRTGEYLEKVK
- the serA gene encoding phosphoglycerate dehydrogenase, with the protein product MSKHTIVVCDHIHEAGLNILKNCEDINYVFAADIDKVKLLDVIKDADVAITRSSTDVDEKFLNAAVNLKAIIRAGVGYDNVDIDGCSKRGIIAMNVPTANTIAAVELTMAHMLSCMRKFPYAHNQLKIDRVWKREDWYGNELYGKKLGVIGFGNIGHRVALRAKAFEMDVITYDPYIPSTKATDLGIKYTTNFDDILACDIITIHTPKNKETIDMISFDEIKKMKDGVVLINCARGGLYNEEALVENLKSGKIAMAGIDVFKKEPAINHPLLDLPNVTVTAHLGANTKESQKEISIQSANNAIESARGISYPNALNLPIDESKIPTFVKPYIELTQKMAFLLAQISKSEIRAIEVSAEGELGDYVDSLQTFASVGVLNVSSGNSVNYVNANFIAKEKGIELSTKSSANSSGYKNKVTIKITTPKGAKTISGTVFGEDVQRIVELDGFVIDVEPKGKMIIMKNKDIPGVVGKVGNILGENKINISDFRLSRGKEGTALAVILIDEKANSKVISDLDSLEASIAVASAEI